One region of Babylonia areolata isolate BAREFJ2019XMU chromosome 29, ASM4173473v1, whole genome shotgun sequence genomic DNA includes:
- the LOC143302303 gene encoding uncharacterized protein LOC143302303, with protein MELFPFHWILFTLLMGLPVACTFTTGSQSAEEELPWDDGSGSASDDQDFFNPFSDVMSPASDAISPVRCYKCLGVRGEFGCNVTSLRQSPETYLTGCSGHCLNMTTEYGTIFDCVEKVAVTAARCVKGGDSVMCVCGTDICNGPPGDKDSDVVELPPSRQGIRLRSEHEVDIVLPRHLRQHLQDTRPDNRRNSGSHCVMLCNGLFFLVKLWCCYTMWKGYRL; from the exons atggagcttTTTCCATTTCACTGGATTCTCTTCACTTTGCTGATGGGTCTACCTGTCGCCTGTACTTTTACGACAG GCAGCCAATCAGCTGAAGAGGAGCTCCCGTGGGATGACGGGTCGGGATCTGCATCAGATGACCAAGATTTCTTCAACCCCTTCTCTGACGTCATGTCTCCAGCCTCTGATGCCATCTCACCTGTCCGCTGTTACAAATGCTTGGGCGTCAGAGGCGAGTTTGGATGCAACGTCACTTCGTTGCGTCAGAGTCCAGAAACCTATCTGACCGGCTGTAGCGGCCACTGTCTGAACATGACAACAG AGTATGGTACCATCTTCGACTGCGTGGAAAAAGTGGCTGTCACAGCAGCTCGATGCGTCAAGGGAGGCGAttcggtgatgtgtgtgtgtggcactgacaTCTGCAATGGTCCTCCTGGCGACAAAGACAGCGACGTGGTAGAGCTGCCTCCGTCCAGACAGGGCATCAGACTTCGGTCAGAGCATGAGGTTGACATCGTCTTGCCGAGGCATCTCAGACAACATCTACAGGACACCAGGCCAGATAATAGGAGAAATTCTGGGTCACACTGCGTTATGTTGTGCAACGGTCTTTTCTTCTTGGTGAAACTTTGGTGCTGCTACACTATGTGGAAAGGTTACAGACTGTAA
- the LOC143302172 gene encoding LOW QUALITY PROTEIN: ubiquinone/menaquinone biosynthesis C-methyltransferase UbiE-like (The sequence of the model RefSeq protein was modified relative to this genomic sequence to represent the inferred CDS: deleted 1 base in 1 codon), which produces MAAPLARPSARMLLSCLSTRLRVCSACVKRFSVSVPQNHESANPRQTHFGFQSVPEEEKEHKVYEVFENVAGNYDLMNDVMSGGVHRLWKDHFMRRLSPTAGTKLIDVAGGTGDIAFRFLQYIESQSTGSQQNVKDFDIPLPREVEAQVYVDPAKSQYDESSSSSSSSSDEEESRGRGKEGGGQTHVTVLDINQAMLDVGKQRAEKQGLTSGISWVQGNAESLPFSDCSFDAYTIAFGIRNCTNVQQVVDEAYRVLKPGGRFMCLEFSQVTNPLLRSVYDTYSFNVIPVMGQVIARDWKSYQYLVESIRQFPDQEEFSDMIRSSGFRMVSYENLTFGVAAIHSGFRLHA; this is translated from the exons ATGGCTGCGCCTTTGGCAAGACCTTCTGCTCGCATGCTGTTATCATGTTTGTCGACGCGTTTGCGTGTTTGCAGTGCCTGTGTAAAAAGATTTTCAGTATCTGTGCCACAAAATCATGAGTCTGCGAATCCGAGACAGACACATTTTGGTTTTCAATCAGTtccagaagaagagaaagaacacaAAG TCTACGAAGTCTTTGAGAATGTTGCTGGCAACTACGACCTGATGAATGATGTGATGAGTGGAGGGGTTCATCGTTTGTGGAAGGATCACTTCATGAGGCGACTGTCACCTACTGCAGGCACCAAACTGATTGATGTTGCTGGTGGTACAG GAGACATTGCCTTCCGATTCCTTCAGTACATAGAGAGCCAATCTACAGGCAGCCAGCAGAACGTGAAA GATTTCGACATCCCCTTGCCACGGGAGGTGGAAGCCCAAGTGTACGTTGACCCAGCCAAGAGTCAGTATGATgaatcttcgtcgtcatcgtcgtcgtcatcggatGAGGAGGAGagcagggggagaggaaaggaggggggcgggcagACTCATGTGACAGTGCTGGATATCAATCAAGCCATGCTGGATGTGGGGAAGCAGCGGGCAGAGAAACAGGGCCTGACTTCAG GCATTTCATGGGTGCAGGGCAATGCTGAGAGCCTTCCTTTCTCAGACTGCTCCTTCGATGCTTACACCATAGCATTCGGTATTCGAAACTGCACCAACGTGCAACAG GTGGTGGACGAGGCATACAGAGTGCTGAAGCCAGGGGGTCGCTTCATGTGCCTGGAGTTCAGCCAGGTCACCAACCCCCTCCTCAGAAG tgtgtaCGACACCTATTCGTTCAACGTGATACCTGTGATGGGCCAGGTGATAGCAAGGGACTGGAAATCATACCAGTACCTTGTGGAGAGTATCCGACAGTTCCCTGATcag GAGGAGTTTTCGGACATGATCCGCAGTAGTGGCTTCAGAATGGTGTCCTACGAAAACCTGACCTTTGGAGTAGCGGCCATACACTCTGGCTTCAGGCTTCACGCATGA